Proteins from one Mesotoga infera genomic window:
- a CDS encoding metal-sensing transcriptional repressor: protein MENHSHHKHDEALKILKTARGQIDGIIRMIEDGRYCIDISTQLLAVISLLKKANTSVVNRHIETCVREAAKTGEVDEKIKELETLMKYIEKSL from the coding sequence ATGGAGAATCATTCCCATCATAAACACGATGAGGCGCTCAAAATACTAAAGACAGCGAGGGGCCAGATAGACGGGATAATAAGAATGATAGAGGACGGGAGATACTGCATAGACATATCCACACAACTACTGGCGGTGATTTCGCTCCTTAAAAAGGCCAATACCTCTGTTGTAAACAGGCACATAGAAACCTGTGTGAGAGAGGCGGCGAAAACCGGCGAGGTAGATGAGAAGATAAAAGAACTTGAAACGCTTATGAAGTACATAGAGAAGAGCCTCTAG
- a CDS encoding heavy-metal-associated domain-containing protein — MKLIIEGMSCNHCKMRVEKALSSIEGVKKASVDLDDGSAVVESSVELDREFLREVIDEAGYVLKGIED; from the coding sequence ATGAAACTGATAATCGAAGGTATGAGCTGTAACCATTGCAAGATGCGAGTGGAAAAGGCCTTGAGTTCTATCGAGGGTGTCAAAAAAGCCAGTGTCGATCTGGACGATGGATCGGCCGTTGTGGAAAGCTCCGTGGAGCTGGATAGAGAATTTCTGAGAGAAGTTATAGACGAAGCCGGATATGTCCTGAAGGGAATCGAAGATTGA
- a CDS encoding heavy metal translocating P-type ATPase: MKEYVVKGMTCAACVRAVEKAASKVEGVSSPVVNLSTEKLTFELSGDFDEEKLFNLVKKAGYELEEVSKERIVTLEIDGMTCAACVSAVKKAVAKLEGVSEVSVNLATERATVKYDPDKLRISSIKEAIEKAGYRASAFTNSDSEQSRLKKEAAIKSYKQKFLVSIVFAIPLLIIAMGHMTGLKLPSFIDPHMNPLNFALVQLFLTLPIIIAGRDFYLKGIPNLFRGHPNMDTLVGLGTGAAFIYGVFATVQIASGYHNYAGDLYFESAGVIIALISLGKYFENLSRGKTSEAIRKLMNLAPKKALVKREERFVEIPLEEVEAGDVLLVKAGMSIPVDGTVIDGTASVDQSMLTGESIPVDVGEGSKVTGGTVNINGAIEIRASRVGSDTVLSKIIKMVEEAQASKAPIARLADTVSGYFVPFVLVVALVTFVSWIALGYGFTFSMSMTIAVLVIACPCALGLATPTAIMVATGRGAGMGILFKNGEALETTHKVDAVIFDKTGTITRGKPQLVDFKVLNGFTEKEAARLVASIASRSSHPLDRAILDGYEGDLLQVSDFQAVAGGGISATINGGKVKLGNPGFIGTTGKEVDELVRSLSELGKTPVVASYDEKAMAVLGIADVIKDSSVRAIEKLKRSGVETYMMTGDNERTARAIAAQVGVDRVIAEVMPQHKAEKVGQLKEKGFTVAMVGDGINDSPALAAADVGIAIGSGTDIAIEAADVVLMKDDLNDVVNSINLSKATIRNIKQNLFWAFFYNTIGIPVAAGLFYTALGLRLNPMIAGAAMAFSSVSVVMNALRLKRIKI, from the coding sequence ATGAAAGAATATGTTGTCAAAGGTATGACCTGCGCCGCCTGTGTAAGGGCAGTCGAAAAGGCGGCATCGAAGGTTGAGGGTGTGTCCAGTCCGGTGGTCAACCTCTCCACCGAAAAGTTGACATTCGAACTCTCGGGCGACTTCGACGAGGAGAAGCTCTTCAATCTTGTGAAGAAGGCCGGATATGAGCTCGAAGAAGTGAGCAAAGAGAGAATAGTCACGCTCGAGATAGACGGCATGACCTGCGCGGCCTGTGTTTCGGCGGTGAAAAAGGCTGTCGCAAAGCTCGAAGGCGTAAGCGAGGTCTCCGTCAATCTGGCGACGGAAAGGGCAACCGTCAAGTACGATCCCGATAAGCTGAGGATATCTTCGATAAAGGAGGCAATCGAAAAGGCCGGATACCGGGCGAGCGCCTTTACAAACTCCGATTCCGAGCAATCCAGACTTAAAAAGGAAGCCGCGATCAAGAGCTATAAACAGAAATTCCTCGTTTCTATTGTCTTCGCCATTCCTCTCCTGATTATCGCAATGGGTCATATGACGGGATTGAAACTGCCTTCTTTCATCGATCCTCACATGAATCCCTTGAACTTCGCGCTTGTCCAGCTATTTCTAACGCTCCCTATAATAATCGCCGGGAGAGATTTCTACCTCAAGGGAATTCCAAATCTCTTCAGGGGCCACCCAAATATGGATACTCTGGTAGGCCTCGGAACCGGTGCAGCCTTTATCTACGGTGTTTTTGCGACCGTGCAGATCGCTTCAGGGTACCACAATTACGCCGGCGATCTTTACTTCGAATCGGCCGGAGTTATAATCGCGCTGATCTCTCTGGGGAAGTACTTCGAGAACCTGTCGAGAGGAAAGACTTCGGAGGCTATAAGAAAGTTGATGAACCTGGCACCGAAGAAGGCACTGGTGAAACGTGAAGAGAGGTTCGTCGAAATTCCTCTCGAAGAAGTCGAAGCGGGGGATGTATTGCTGGTCAAGGCGGGTATGTCGATTCCCGTTGACGGAACGGTTATCGACGGGACCGCTTCGGTCGATCAATCGATGCTTACGGGAGAATCTATCCCCGTAGATGTCGGAGAAGGCTCGAAAGTGACCGGCGGCACGGTGAACATAAACGGCGCAATAGAGATAAGGGCCTCTCGCGTGGGAAGCGACACCGTTCTGTCGAAGATCATAAAAATGGTCGAAGAGGCCCAGGCCTCGAAAGCCCCGATCGCACGCCTTGCGGACACGGTTAGCGGCTACTTCGTTCCATTCGTTCTGGTGGTCGCCCTTGTCACTTTCGTGAGCTGGATAGCCCTGGGCTACGGCTTCACCTTTTCCATGTCGATGACGATCGCGGTGCTGGTCATAGCCTGCCCCTGTGCCCTTGGACTGGCCACACCGACGGCGATCATGGTCGCGACGGGACGCGGAGCCGGAATGGGAATTCTCTTCAAAAACGGCGAGGCTCTTGAGACGACCCATAAAGTCGATGCCGTCATTTTCGACAAGACCGGCACGATCACCAGAGGAAAGCCGCAGCTGGTCGATTTCAAGGTATTGAACGGCTTCACCGAAAAGGAAGCGGCCAGACTGGTCGCGAGCATAGCCAGCAGAAGTTCCCATCCATTGGACAGGGCGATACTAGACGGTTACGAAGGCGATCTGCTGCAAGTATCGGATTTTCAGGCCGTTGCCGGAGGCGGGATAAGCGCCACAATAAACGGCGGGAAGGTGAAGCTGGGGAACCCCGGTTTTATAGGGACCACGGGAAAGGAGGTCGATGAACTCGTTCGTTCCCTTTCCGAACTCGGAAAGACGCCGGTCGTCGCCTCTTACGACGAGAAAGCGATGGCCGTCCTGGGGATCGCCGACGTAATAAAGGATTCGTCGGTCAGAGCCATAGAAAAACTTAAAAGATCGGGCGTAGAGACTTATATGATGACCGGAGACAACGAAAGAACGGCCAGGGCAATAGCGGCACAGGTTGGGGTTGACAGGGTGATCGCGGAAGTTATGCCTCAGCACAAAGCGGAGAAAGTCGGACAGTTGAAAGAGAAAGGCTTCACGGTCGCCATGGTGGGAGACGGGATAAACGATTCTCCGGCTCTTGCGGCGGCCGACGTGGGAATCGCCATCGGTTCGGGTACAGACATCGCGATAGAGGCCGCCGATGTCGTTCTCATGAAAGACGATCTCAACGACGTGGTGAACTCAATAAACCTTTCAAAGGCGACGATAAGGAATATCAAGCAGAACCTGTTCTGGGCCTTTTTCTACAACACGATAGGTATTCCCGTTGCGGCCGGGCTTTTCTATACAGCGTTAGGTCTAAGATTGAATCCCATGATAGCCGGTGCGGCCATGGCCTTCTCCAGTGTCAGTGTCGTGATGAATGCGCTCAGGCTGAAGAGGATTAAAATATAA
- a CDS encoding YifB family Mg chelatase-like AAA ATPase — protein MRYSRVRTITTMGLKVMDVLVELDIDSRSLVQDMDIVGLGDTVVKESKKRVKSAVKNSGIELPNGRITVNLAPSDVKKEGSYLDLPIAVGLLKATAQIKTDLSDFIFFGELGLDGSLRKVRGVLPILLSLSRKANGTKVVLPAPNKTEASIVDKLTIYTIDNLNELIGFLNGQIRKEPIKYEKPELRNLDTPDMSEIKGQEFAKRAAEVAAAGGHNLLLRGSPGCGKTMLARRIPSILPPLTMDEAIETTMIYSVSGLLGDRGLIKERPFRSPHHTASTTSIVGGGNDARPGEISLSHNGVLFMDEFPEFRRDVIEALRQPLEDGVITVARAKLTVTYPARFMMVAAQNPCPCGWYGDKTRECTCSWYEIQRYNRKISGPMEDRIDIFVDMPRLDFDKYMETSTAESSASVRERVVRARSRQLERYRGMNLFSNSQLGHSLLKEYVNLDTTSRSLLSGAVDKMKLTARAIDRVLKVALTIADLEESKVLARHIAEAIQYRKKT, from the coding sequence ATGCGCTATTCAAGGGTTAGAACAATCACGACCATGGGCCTCAAAGTGATGGATGTGCTTGTCGAACTCGATATAGATAGCAGGTCTCTGGTCCAGGACATGGATATAGTGGGACTGGGCGACACGGTGGTCAAAGAGAGTAAGAAGAGGGTAAAAAGCGCCGTGAAGAACTCAGGGATCGAACTCCCGAATGGAAGGATCACGGTCAACCTCGCTCCGAGCGATGTTAAAAAGGAGGGTTCTTACCTTGACCTTCCGATCGCGGTGGGATTATTGAAGGCCACCGCGCAGATCAAAACCGACCTTTCGGACTTCATCTTCTTCGGGGAACTTGGGCTCGACGGAAGTTTAAGAAAGGTCAGGGGCGTGTTGCCCATACTTCTCTCTCTGTCCAGAAAGGCAAACGGTACCAAGGTAGTTCTCCCGGCTCCAAATAAGACCGAGGCTTCGATAGTGGACAAGTTGACCATTTATACCATCGATAATCTCAACGAACTCATCGGCTTTCTGAACGGCCAGATCCGCAAGGAGCCGATCAAATACGAAAAGCCGGAGCTTAGAAACCTTGACACTCCCGACATGTCGGAGATAAAAGGCCAGGAGTTCGCCAAGAGAGCCGCGGAGGTTGCTGCCGCCGGAGGTCACAATCTTCTGTTGAGAGGCTCACCCGGATGTGGAAAGACGATGCTCGCCCGAAGAATCCCCTCGATCCTCCCGCCGTTGACGATGGACGAGGCAATAGAAACGACCATGATTTACAGCGTTTCCGGTCTCCTGGGTGATAGAGGGTTGATAAAGGAGCGACCCTTCAGGTCGCCCCACCACACCGCTTCCACGACTTCCATAGTCGGTGGCGGAAACGACGCGAGACCCGGTGAGATAAGCCTCTCTCACAACGGCGTTCTCTTCATGGACGAGTTCCCGGAATTCAGGCGAGATGTTATAGAGGCTCTCAGGCAACCTCTGGAAGATGGAGTCATAACCGTGGCGCGGGCCAAGCTCACAGTGACTTATCCGGCCAGATTCATGATGGTGGCGGCGCAGAACCCCTGCCCCTGCGGCTGGTACGGAGACAAGACCAGAGAGTGTACATGCTCCTGGTATGAAATACAGAGATACAACAGAAAGATTTCCGGCCCCATGGAGGACAGGATAGATATATTCGTCGATATGCCCCGTCTGGACTTCGACAAGTATATGGAAACCTCTACCGCTGAAAGCTCCGCCAGTGTGAGGGAGCGGGTCGTCAGGGCACGCAGCAGGCAACTGGAGAGATACAGAGGAATGAACCTCTTCTCTAACAGCCAGCTTGGGCACTCCCTGCTGAAGGAATACGTTAATCTGGATACGACGTCCAGGTCTTTGCTATCGGGCGCGGTGGACAAGATGAAATTGACGGCCCGGGCTATAGACAGGGTCCTGAAAGTCGCCCTTACCATAGCCGACCTCGAAGAAAGCAAGGTTCTCGCCCGGCACATCGCCGAGGCGATACAGTACAGGAAGAAGACGTGA
- a CDS encoding NUDIX domain-containing protein, producing MKSTHRVSVRALVLKDNSVLLVRHAHQDRPPFWCFPGGLVEENEDLLFAVRRELVEETGISVEPLSVVALQEFRKEKLLEVIFLCNYTGGTVSLGSDPDNSGPPVLVDARWVPIETLGSFQVHPAELIPHLIEYGGKIGAGRFFSVSSKYSMIQNLAGEV from the coding sequence ATGAAGAGTACACATCGTGTAAGCGTGAGAGCCTTAGTTTTGAAAGACAACTCAGTTCTTCTTGTTCGTCATGCTCATCAAGACAGACCTCCTTTCTGGTGTTTCCCCGGCGGATTAGTTGAAGAAAACGAAGATCTTCTATTTGCGGTTCGAAGAGAGCTTGTCGAAGAGACCGGTATCTCGGTAGAACCTCTATCCGTGGTTGCACTGCAGGAGTTCAGAAAGGAGAAGCTGCTGGAGGTGATATTCCTCTGTAATTACACGGGTGGTACCGTCTCACTTGGGAGCGATCCGGACAATTCCGGCCCGCCGGTACTGGTAGATGCCAGGTGGGTGCCCATCGAGACTCTAGGTTCGTTCCAGGTGCATCCGGCGGAGTTGATTCCCCATTTGATCGAGTATGGAGGCAAAATCGGAGCGGGCCGTTTCTTCTCCGTTTCCAGTAAATACTCGATGATTCAAAACCTTGCCGGTGAGGTGTAG
- the hpf gene encoding ribosome hibernation-promoting factor, HPF/YfiA family: MDYNIYSKDVTITDSMKDYIDKRFSKVSKVVNEEKVISMDLRLSKVRAFYNVEATAHLPGVVLRVEEKGSDFYTVVDAASDAFERRLKRFKERTRFKHKNGIKENLESVPSQFEEEEQFTTITRRKRFTIKPMTEEEALLQMEMLGHTFFVFRNIVTDEVNVIYTRKNGSLGIIEMNE, encoded by the coding sequence ATGGATTACAACATCTACTCAAAGGACGTAACAATAACAGATTCCATGAAAGACTACATCGACAAAAGGTTCTCAAAAGTGTCAAAAGTTGTGAACGAAGAAAAAGTGATCTCTATGGATCTCCGGTTGTCGAAGGTGAGAGCCTTTTACAATGTCGAGGCTACCGCCCATCTTCCAGGGGTAGTTCTCAGGGTCGAGGAGAAGGGAAGCGATTTCTACACGGTGGTCGATGCGGCATCCGACGCTTTCGAGAGAAGGCTGAAGAGATTCAAAGAGAGAACTAGATTCAAACACAAGAATGGCATTAAGGAAAACCTTGAATCTGTTCCCTCCCAGTTCGAAGAAGAAGAACAGTTTACTACGATAACCAGGAGAAAGAGATTCACGATCAAGCCTATGACCGAAGAAGAGGCTCTACTACAGATGGAGATGCTGGGACACACCTTCTTCGTTTTCAGAAACATCGTCACCGATGAAGTGAATGTCATCTATACCAGAAAAAACGGAAGTCTTGGAATAATAGAGATGAACGAATGA
- a CDS encoding Rne/Rng family ribonuclease, with protein MFRSNERAVATIKNRTQTIIFSRVEDEVRIASVDSDQLEEIFFEDMDSESVTGNIYLGKVENVVPSLEAAFVNIGIGRNAFLRFKDASGQQKLEKNQKVLVQVSKDPIGSKGPQITLKVSIPGRSLVYTPFSKHIGISKKISDSQERHRLTAVAKSLLESKEGVIFRTASYGLGEETIKDELEGLRENWKKINETFKRGRKPKILYEEPSFVEYILRERLTESTKEIVVDSEELWHEVVAGISKFKAGFKPVVRYVEGDAFATEDIYEKLKILYTRTVALPGGGNIYIDRTEAMTVIDVNSAGNLSGSDVSETSLNTNLEAASEIARQLRLRNIGGIVVIDFIDMKTDEDRQKIISSLSNEFKKDKARTMIMGFTRLGLLEMTRKRSTAAIGSKLYSSCPVCKGTGRIESPRAVYQRLLKDLTRGFQDQTINGASVQVYQNMSGILTPETQKNLLKTLKKEVSVSFTWPVPTTYDIKFIKKQEQPKKTKKQEKKKEKKESA; from the coding sequence ATGTTCAGAAGCAATGAAAGGGCGGTGGCAACAATCAAGAACAGAACTCAGACTATCATCTTCAGCAGGGTTGAGGATGAAGTCAGGATCGCCTCGGTGGATTCCGATCAACTCGAAGAGATATTTTTCGAGGACATGGATAGCGAGAGCGTTACAGGAAATATCTACCTTGGAAAAGTCGAAAACGTCGTTCCCAGTCTCGAAGCGGCCTTTGTGAATATAGGTATCGGAAGAAACGCCTTTCTGAGATTTAAGGATGCCTCCGGCCAGCAGAAACTCGAGAAGAACCAAAAAGTACTCGTACAGGTTAGCAAAGACCCGATAGGTTCGAAAGGGCCTCAGATAACTTTGAAGGTCAGCATACCGGGCAGGAGCCTCGTTTATACACCCTTTTCTAAACACATAGGCATTTCGAAGAAGATCTCCGATTCCCAGGAAAGGCACAGGTTGACAGCTGTGGCGAAATCGCTTCTCGAGAGCAAAGAGGGTGTGATCTTCAGGACGGCTTCCTACGGGCTCGGTGAGGAGACCATAAAAGACGAGCTGGAAGGGCTCAGAGAAAACTGGAAAAAGATAAATGAAACCTTCAAGCGCGGGCGAAAACCCAAGATTCTCTACGAAGAACCTTCGTTCGTAGAGTACATCCTCCGCGAAAGGCTCACCGAGAGCACAAAAGAAATCGTCGTCGATTCGGAAGAACTATGGCACGAGGTGGTGGCCGGGATAAGCAAATTCAAGGCCGGCTTCAAACCGGTAGTCAGATACGTCGAAGGAGATGCCTTCGCAACCGAGGACATCTACGAGAAGCTCAAGATTCTCTATACTAGAACGGTCGCTCTCCCCGGCGGCGGAAATATCTATATCGACAGAACCGAGGCCATGACGGTCATAGACGTCAACTCGGCCGGCAACCTCTCTGGAAGCGATGTCTCGGAGACCTCCCTGAACACAAACCTGGAAGCGGCTTCGGAAATCGCGAGGCAGCTCCGGCTGAGGAACATCGGCGGTATCGTCGTGATCGACTTTATAGATATGAAGACCGATGAAGACAGGCAAAAGATCATATCCAGTCTGAGCAACGAATTCAAGAAAGACAAGGCGCGGACCATGATCATGGGTTTCACCAGACTCGGTCTTCTCGAGATGACCAGAAAGAGATCTACTGCCGCGATAGGTTCCAAACTTTACTCTTCCTGCCCCGTCTGCAAGGGAACGGGAAGGATAGAATCGCCGCGGGCCGTTTATCAGAGGTTGCTCAAAGACCTGACGCGCGGTTTCCAGGATCAGACGATAAATGGAGCTTCGGTGCAGGTTTATCAGAATATGTCGGGGATACTCACGCCGGAGACCCAGAAAAACCTCCTGAAGACTCTCAAAAAAGAAGTGTCGGTAAGTTTCACATGGCCGGTTCCCACGACTTACGACATCAAGTTTATCAAAAAGCAGGAACAGCCAAAAAAAACCAAGAAGCAGGAGAAGAAAAAAGAAAAGAAGGAGTCGGCCTGA